A region of Streptomyces halobius DNA encodes the following proteins:
- a CDS encoding P-loop NTPase family protein, with product MKHPDDENELFNRLEAEMTAPDSGDVVDLNKARAARAESADPTSDQSPDSRAAESADRSEGELDDSRPTLVDSSTPTESGPGLLDRIKGAKRLDVIPPWMKSGAEFKEAAGWIAGHVGHTAAFHGLRVPFLYAPKLVWRSPRGALNTLNKLGRWAVDAEGEPLRQAEARRENSEIYLKLSRQRDRRVRLRVLVTLLGALITLAGILYLVYGADPVTQFIATVVAVLTFGWLGAPADAPLATRAVIKTEVQKLTSDIVVKAMASIGIAQIASAVAKGQDGVKFPSPVTREGPGWRADIDLPLGVTVADVVDRRARLASALRRPLGCVWPDADPNEHEGRLILWVGDRDLSKTGIVKWQLAGARRHDIFKRIPFGLDPRGRAQSVPLIQHNVLIGSQPGQGKTASVRVLACGAALDPSVELWLHENKGTGDLDSLSCVSHRFVSGIDDESIKYAADSLKLLREEVMRRAAAIKKLPRDLCPDKRITREIANKRSLKLWPLLAVFDECQNLFAHPEYGKKAGEDAEFIIKLGRALGVILVLATQRPDKDSLPTGISGNVSIRFCLRVAGQVENDMILGTSAYKNGVRATAFRPEIDAGNGYLGGAGPLPVVVRTAYLDDNATHAIAQRALALRKAEGTLSGFALGEESETPAGPTYDLLADVAAVVPVSEERVWNERIAARLAELRPEVYGGWKGENVTSALKPHGIKTTGVAGTTDDGDRTTRRGIVRADLMKTIAERDENRGVA from the coding sequence GTGAAGCACCCCGACGACGAGAACGAACTGTTCAACCGACTCGAAGCCGAAATGACCGCCCCCGATTCGGGCGACGTGGTCGACCTGAACAAGGCACGGGCGGCCCGTGCCGAGTCGGCCGACCCCACCTCCGACCAGTCGCCCGACTCCCGCGCGGCCGAGTCGGCCGACCGGAGCGAGGGGGAGTTGGACGACTCCCGCCCGACTCTGGTCGACTCCTCGACACCGACCGAGTCGGGCCCGGGACTGCTCGACCGGATCAAGGGCGCCAAGCGTCTCGATGTCATCCCGCCGTGGATGAAGTCGGGCGCGGAGTTCAAGGAGGCAGCTGGGTGGATCGCCGGGCACGTCGGCCACACCGCCGCCTTCCACGGCCTGCGCGTCCCCTTCCTCTACGCCCCCAAACTGGTCTGGCGTTCCCCCCGCGGAGCACTGAACACCCTCAACAAGCTCGGGCGTTGGGCCGTGGACGCCGAGGGTGAGCCGCTGCGGCAGGCCGAGGCCCGCCGGGAGAACTCCGAGATCTACCTGAAGCTGTCCCGCCAGCGTGACCGCCGCGTACGCCTCCGCGTCCTGGTCACCCTGCTGGGCGCTCTCATCACGCTCGCCGGGATCCTCTACCTGGTCTACGGAGCCGACCCGGTCACGCAGTTCATCGCCACCGTGGTGGCGGTGCTGACCTTCGGGTGGCTGGGGGCGCCGGCCGATGCACCGCTGGCGACGCGGGCGGTCATCAAGACCGAGGTGCAGAAGCTCACCAGCGACATCGTCGTCAAGGCCATGGCCTCCATCGGCATCGCCCAGATCGCCTCCGCCGTCGCCAAGGGCCAGGACGGCGTCAAGTTCCCCTCGCCCGTCACCCGTGAGGGGCCGGGCTGGCGCGCCGATATTGACCTTCCCCTGGGCGTCACGGTTGCTGATGTCGTCGACCGGCGTGCCCGACTCGCCTCCGCCCTGCGCCGTCCGCTGGGGTGCGTGTGGCCGGACGCCGACCCCAACGAGCACGAGGGGCGACTCATCCTGTGGGTGGGGGACCGGGACCTGTCCAAGACCGGCATCGTCAAGTGGCAGCTCGCCGGCGCCCGTCGCCACGACATCTTCAAGCGCATCCCGTTCGGCCTGGACCCCCGCGGCCGGGCCCAGTCGGTCCCGCTGATCCAGCACAACGTGCTGATCGGCTCACAGCCCGGACAGGGCAAGACCGCCTCGGTGCGCGTGCTGGCGTGCGGGGCGGCCCTGGATCCGTCCGTGGAACTGTGGCTGCACGAGAACAAGGGCACCGGTGACCTGGACTCCCTGTCCTGCGTCTCCCACCGGTTCGTCTCCGGCATCGATGACGAGTCGATCAAGTACGCGGCCGACTCCCTCAAGCTGCTGCGCGAGGAAGTCATGCGCCGGGCCGCGGCCATCAAGAAACTGCCGCGCGACCTGTGCCCCGACAAGCGCATCACCCGCGAGATCGCCAACAAGCGCTCGCTGAAGCTGTGGCCGCTGCTGGCTGTCTTCGACGAGTGCCAGAACCTGTTCGCCCATCCCGAGTACGGCAAGAAAGCGGGTGAGGATGCCGAGTTCATCATCAAGCTCGGTCGCGCGCTCGGCGTGATCCTGGTCCTGGCCACCCAGCGCCCGGACAAGGACTCCCTGCCCACCGGCATCAGCGGCAACGTCTCCATCCGCTTCTGTCTGAGGGTTGCCGGCCAGGTCGAGAACGACATGATCCTTGGCACCAGCGCCTACAAGAACGGCGTGCGGGCCACCGCCTTCCGGCCCGAGATCGACGCCGGTAACGGCTACCTCGGCGGTGCCGGGCCCCTGCCCGTGGTGGTGCGCACCGCCTACCTGGACGACAACGCCACCCATGCCATCGCCCAACGCGCACTCGCGCTGCGCAAGGCCGAGGGCACCCTGTCCGGCTTCGCCCTCGGTGAGGAGTCCGAGACCCCGGCCGGGCCGACCTACGACCTGCTTGCCGATGTCGCCGCCGTCGTTCCGGTCAGCGAGGAGCGGGTGTGGAACGAGCGGATCGCCGCCCGGCTCGCCGAGCTGCGGCCCGAGGTCTACGGCGGCTGGAAGGGCGAGAACGTCACCAGCGCGCTGAAGCCGCACGGCATCAAGACCACCGGCGTGGCCGGCACCACCGACGACGGAGATCGCACCACGCGCCGCGGCATCGTCCGCGCCGACCTCATGAAGACGATTGCGGAGCGTGACGAAAACCGGGGCGTCGCATAA
- a CDS encoding AAA family ATPase — protein MSTNAIPPLHLYSVPSDPETAPLAAPKRERPRTAWTADQLMAAHFPEPKWAVPGILAEGVSVLAGPPKVGKSWLSLGLGLSVAAGGKAFDSVPVQGGPVLYLALEDTPRRLQTRMGKLLGGQKAPAGLTLVTECPPFPQGGTEAVAQWLERNPNARMVVIDVFAKMRGQAPQGVSAYDADYVAVGYAKRLADHYGVAVVLVHHVRKAGSEDFLTEVSGTNGIAGAADATLVLKRARGQADGILHVTGRDVDEAEYALSFQPASGTWHLLDGPVSDHTVSDTRATILRYVRANPGAKPKDMAGELPQVDIDTIRRTCNRMADAGQLSKDASGRYYPDTETRTQSGQEVSELSGCPVPPSDQHEHPGQSELELSGLSGADEAEGMAT, from the coding sequence ATGAGCACGAACGCCATCCCGCCGCTGCACCTGTACTCCGTGCCCAGCGACCCCGAAACGGCCCCGCTGGCGGCGCCGAAGCGGGAGCGCCCGCGGACCGCGTGGACGGCCGATCAGCTCATGGCCGCCCACTTCCCCGAGCCGAAATGGGCTGTGCCCGGCATCCTCGCCGAGGGCGTCAGCGTGCTGGCCGGACCGCCCAAGGTCGGCAAGTCATGGCTGTCCCTGGGACTGGGCCTATCAGTCGCGGCCGGGGGCAAGGCGTTCGACTCCGTGCCCGTTCAGGGCGGCCCGGTGCTCTACCTCGCTCTGGAGGACACCCCGCGCCGTCTCCAGACCCGCATGGGCAAGCTCCTGGGCGGACAGAAGGCGCCCGCCGGGCTCACCCTCGTGACCGAGTGCCCGCCTTTCCCCCAGGGCGGCACCGAGGCCGTCGCCCAGTGGCTGGAGCGCAACCCCAACGCGCGCATGGTCGTCATCGACGTGTTCGCCAAGATGCGCGGGCAGGCGCCACAAGGGGTGTCGGCGTACGACGCGGATTATGTCGCCGTCGGCTACGCCAAGCGGCTCGCCGACCACTACGGCGTGGCTGTCGTCCTCGTGCACCATGTCCGCAAGGCAGGCTCCGAGGACTTCCTGACGGAGGTCTCCGGCACCAACGGCATCGCAGGTGCCGCGGACGCCACGCTCGTACTGAAGCGGGCCCGCGGACAGGCGGACGGCATCCTGCACGTCACCGGCCGCGACGTGGACGAAGCCGAGTACGCCCTCAGCTTCCAACCCGCCTCCGGCACCTGGCACCTGTTGGACGGACCGGTCTCCGACCACACCGTCAGCGACACCCGCGCCACGATCCTGCGGTACGTCCGCGCCAACCCCGGCGCCAAGCCCAAGGACATGGCGGGAGAGCTGCCGCAGGTCGACATCGACACGATCCGGCGCACGTGCAACCGCATGGCCGACGCCGGACAGCTTAGCAAGGACGCCAGCGGCCGGTACTACCCGGATACCGAGACCCGGACGCAGAGCGGCCAAGAGGTGTCCGAGCTGTCCGGCTGTCCGGTCCCCCCATCTGACCAGCATGAACACCCCGGACAGTCGGAATTGGAGCTGTCCGGCCTGTCCGGTGCGGACGAAGCCGAAGGGATGGCGACATGA
- a CDS encoding DNA cytosine methyltransferase, whose translation MTGRIGSLCTGYGGLDMAVQQVFGGSLAWVADNDPGASRILSHHHPHVPNLGDITAVDWQGLEPVDVVCGGYPCQPFSTAGKRKGTEDARHIWPHIARALRVLRPRYAVFENVAGHLSLGFGTVLSDLAAGGFDARWCTLRASDIGAAHQRNRLFLLAWPTDPQGTGRQGPRLPRRSSGRGLPAADTVDLGGDRHRACDTRRDEPAARRLPAADTDTGGQPGYEEPPGGRDGVRQRLRADVDGRGETAADTEGDGRDEGRAEPAWQQGGLDAPLGGAPDWGPYRVAVDRWAQVIGRPAPRPTDDLGRLNPPLVEWLMGLPAGHVTSVPGLSRTAQLKALGNGVVPQQAAYALQLLTAAVEDGHQERGRAA comes from the coding sequence ATGACCGGCCGGATCGGTTCGCTGTGTACCGGTTACGGCGGTCTGGACATGGCCGTACAGCAGGTGTTCGGGGGGTCCCTCGCGTGGGTCGCGGACAACGACCCCGGAGCGTCCCGCATCCTCTCCCACCATCACCCCCACGTGCCGAACCTCGGCGACATCACCGCCGTCGACTGGCAGGGCCTGGAGCCGGTCGATGTCGTGTGCGGCGGCTACCCCTGCCAGCCGTTCAGCACTGCCGGCAAGCGGAAGGGAACCGAAGATGCCCGGCACATCTGGCCCCACATCGCCCGCGCCCTTCGCGTTCTACGACCCCGCTACGCGGTCTTTGAGAACGTCGCAGGGCACCTTTCCCTGGGATTCGGCACCGTCCTGTCCGACCTTGCCGCCGGCGGGTTCGATGCGCGGTGGTGCACTCTTCGCGCGTCCGACATCGGCGCCGCCCACCAGCGCAACCGCCTCTTCCTCCTCGCCTGGCCTACCGACCCCCAGGGCACGGGACGCCAAGGGCCCCGGCTACCCCGACGGTCTTCCGGCCGTGGCCTCCCTGCTGCCGACACCGTCGACCTCGGAGGCGACCGGCACAGGGCATGCGACACAAGGCGGGATGAACCTGCGGCACGCCGTCTCCCTGCTGCCGACACCGACACTGGCGGACAGCCGGGGTACGAGGAACCGCCGGGAGGACGGGACGGAGTACGGCAGCGGCTTCGGGCCGACGTTGACGGACGCGGCGAAACTGCTGCCGACACCGAGGGCGACGGACGGGACGAAGGGCGGGCCGAACCAGCGTGGCAGCAAGGGGGACTTGACGCTCCCCTCGGCGGCGCACCGGATTGGGGCCCCTACCGCGTCGCCGTCGACCGGTGGGCGCAGGTCATCGGCCGTCCCGCTCCCAGGCCAACTGACGATCTGGGACGGCTGAACCCACCCCTGGTGGAGTGGCTGATGGGCCTGCCCGCAGGCCACGTCACCAGCGTGCCGGGGCTGTCCCGCACCGCCCAGCTCAAGGCCCTGGGAAACGGCGTGGTGCCGCAGCAAGCGGCCTACGCCCTCCAGCTGCTCACCGCTGCCGTCGAGGACGGCCACCAGGAACGGGGGCGGGCGGCATGA
- a CDS encoding bifunctional DNA primase/polymerase has translation MPHLDGSAQLAAALAAASHGWHVFPLVPADKRPAIADWEQHATTDRERITRGWARAAYNVGIATGPSGLVVIDLDRPKNPADTPPADWAQHGVTDGADVLALLCDRHGQPFPADTYTVRTWSGGTHLYFAAPKGEVLRNTAGDSARGLGWKVDTRAVGGLVVGAGSTFGQRPYTVAHNVPVAPLPGWLAQLLRPAPLPPQKPITVAVAGRGRRTAFLRSAANGEVERVTSSGPHQHNDALYIASVALGQLVAGGELSEADVTSWLLTAALQVGQGEREARRTIASGLRAGERRPRTVAA, from the coding sequence ATGCCTCACCTGGACGGTTCCGCCCAGCTTGCCGCAGCGCTTGCCGCAGCGTCGCACGGTTGGCACGTCTTCCCCCTGGTTCCCGCCGACAAGCGGCCCGCGATCGCCGATTGGGAGCAGCACGCCACCACCGATCGCGAGCGCATCACCCGTGGCTGGGCACGCGCCGCGTACAACGTCGGCATCGCCACCGGCCCTTCCGGCCTGGTCGTCATCGACCTGGACCGGCCCAAGAACCCCGCCGACACCCCGCCGGCGGATTGGGCCCAGCACGGTGTCACGGACGGCGCCGACGTGCTCGCCCTCCTCTGCGACCGCCACGGCCAGCCCTTCCCCGCCGACACGTACACTGTGCGCACCTGGAGCGGTGGCACCCACCTGTACTTCGCCGCCCCCAAGGGCGAGGTGTTGCGCAACACCGCCGGGGACAGCGCCCGCGGGCTGGGCTGGAAGGTCGACACCCGCGCCGTCGGCGGACTCGTGGTCGGCGCGGGCAGCACCTTCGGCCAACGCCCCTACACGGTCGCCCACAACGTGCCCGTGGCGCCCTTGCCGGGCTGGCTTGCCCAACTGCTGCGCCCGGCCCCGCTGCCCCCACAGAAGCCCATCACGGTCGCCGTCGCCGGTCGCGGACGGCGCACCGCCTTCCTGCGGTCCGCGGCCAACGGAGAAGTGGAGCGAGTCACCAGCTCCGGACCGCACCAGCACAACGACGCGCTGTACATCGCCTCGGTCGCCCTGGGACAGCTTGTTGCCGGGGGAGAGCTGAGCGAGGCCGACGTGACCAGCTGGCTGTTGACCGCCGCGCTTCAAGTCGGACAGGGCGAGCGCGAGGCACGGCGCACCATCGCTTCCGGGCTCAGGGCCGGAGAACGGCGCCCCCGGACGGTCGCAGCATGA
- a CDS encoding helix-turn-helix transcriptional regulator encodes MSARTADDKMTVKEVIADLKVAPSTFYRWRQLGKGPRSIKLPNGDVRIRRSEYERWLAEREDAA; translated from the coding sequence ATGAGCGCCCGTACAGCGGACGACAAGATGACCGTCAAGGAGGTCATCGCTGATCTGAAGGTCGCCCCGTCGACCTTCTATCGGTGGCGCCAACTCGGGAAGGGGCCCCGCTCGATCAAGCTTCCGAACGGCGACGTGCGGATCCGGCGGTCGGAGTACGAGCGTTGGCTTGCGGAGCGGGAGGACGCTGCGTGA
- a CDS encoding tyrosine-type recombinase/integrase — MSTENDTPAGRPRGSARPGYSFDVKLWKISKTGRKSRPWRLRWVVAGEVQGDTFTTYALAESRRNELWHAMNRRGEAFEIESGLPESEVRAAAEAAEAADAEPPVRWFEFCRKYVAGRWRTGAGKTREGMADGLAAVTLAMVKRGDGVPDDEALRLAFRWGVVPANAGEEPPAEFKAAYDWVTTADRPLVDLAAPEVFEDVLYRISYKLDGTPAAGDTYKRRRRALNTALEHAVVVGELPGNPLQRARRKHVGSTDVVDRRVLVNAVQARQLLTAVSYVGSWDRCRGRRLVAFYAVLYYAGLRPAEAVGLRLSDCHLPEKGWGTLTLRETRPVSGKQWTDSGERHDRRGLKAREATSDRPVPIPPVLVAILRAHLKEFGTAKEGRVFGNERGGLVGSSTYWRVWEEAREYALPPERIDSPLAGRPYDLRHVCITRWLNAGVPIAEVARRVGNSPEVIHRRYHGCIDGHEEAANAKIAKALEEEGDTA, encoded by the coding sequence GTGAGCACTGAGAACGACACCCCTGCCGGGCGCCCTCGCGGGTCGGCCCGGCCGGGCTACTCCTTCGACGTCAAGCTGTGGAAGATCTCGAAGACTGGGCGCAAGTCGCGCCCGTGGCGTCTTCGGTGGGTGGTCGCCGGAGAGGTGCAAGGTGACACGTTCACCACGTACGCGCTCGCCGAGAGCCGACGGAACGAGCTGTGGCATGCCATGAACCGGCGCGGTGAGGCCTTCGAGATCGAATCGGGCCTGCCTGAGTCCGAGGTACGCGCGGCGGCGGAAGCGGCCGAGGCCGCGGATGCTGAGCCGCCGGTACGGTGGTTCGAGTTCTGCCGGAAGTATGTGGCCGGGCGGTGGCGTACAGGCGCGGGCAAGACCCGTGAGGGCATGGCCGACGGCCTTGCGGCCGTGACGCTTGCCATGGTGAAGCGCGGAGACGGCGTTCCCGACGACGAGGCCCTTCGGCTGGCCTTCCGGTGGGGGGTCGTGCCCGCGAACGCGGGGGAGGAACCGCCGGCCGAATTCAAGGCCGCGTACGACTGGGTCACGACGGCCGACCGGCCGTTGGTCGACCTGGCCGCCCCCGAGGTGTTCGAGGACGTGCTGTACCGCATCAGCTACAAGCTGGACGGCACCCCGGCGGCGGGTGACACGTACAAGCGGCGCCGCCGCGCCCTGAACACCGCCCTCGAACACGCGGTGGTCGTGGGGGAGCTCCCAGGGAATCCGCTTCAGCGCGCCCGCCGGAAGCACGTCGGTTCCACCGACGTGGTCGACCGGCGCGTCCTCGTGAACGCCGTACAGGCCCGGCAGTTGCTTACGGCTGTCTCCTACGTCGGGTCGTGGGATCGCTGCCGTGGGCGGCGGCTGGTGGCCTTCTACGCGGTCCTGTACTACGCCGGGCTACGGCCCGCTGAGGCTGTCGGACTACGGCTGTCGGACTGCCACCTGCCGGAGAAGGGCTGGGGCACACTGACGCTTCGGGAGACGCGCCCCGTCTCCGGGAAGCAGTGGACCGACTCCGGGGAGCGGCACGACCGCCGGGGCCTGAAGGCGCGGGAGGCAACCAGCGACCGCCCGGTGCCCATCCCGCCCGTCCTGGTCGCCATCCTCCGGGCCCACCTGAAAGAGTTCGGGACGGCGAAGGAGGGACGCGTGTTCGGCAACGAGCGCGGAGGATTGGTCGGCTCGTCTACCTACTGGCGGGTGTGGGAGGAGGCGCGGGAGTACGCGCTCCCACCTGAGCGCATCGACTCGCCGTTGGCCGGGCGCCCGTACGACCTGCGGCACGTGTGCATCACGCGGTGGCTGAACGCTGGGGTGCCCATCGCTGAGGTAGCCCGGCGGGTCGGCAACTCGCCAGAGGTGATCCACCGCCGCTACCACGGCTGCATCGACGGCCACGAGGAAGCCGCCAACGCGAAGATCGCAAAGGCACTAGAAGAAGAGGGCGACACGGCCTGA